From Carettochelys insculpta isolate YL-2023 chromosome 3, ASM3395843v1, whole genome shotgun sequence, a single genomic window includes:
- the RSAD2 gene encoding S-adenosylmethionine-dependent nucleotide dehydratase RSAD2, producing MRLATMRALPQPLALLLCFLRAHLSALWLCLAPFSCRLWGVLLAARSPPKAEEGAGEPGGTKAPPVPTSVNYHFTRQCNYRCGFCFHTAKTSFVLPLEEAKRGLAMLKQAGMEKINFSGGEPFLHERGEFVGKLVQFCKQELKLPSVSIVSNGSMIRERWFKRYGEYLDILAVSCDSFDEEVNVLIGRGQGNKNHIENLKRLQKWCRDYAVAFKLNSVINRFNVDEDMNEQIKALNPIRWKVFQCLLIEGENTGEDALREAERFVITDEDFERFLDRHREISCLVPESNQKMRDSYLILDEYMRFLNCRNGRKEPSKSMLDVGVQHAIKFSGFDEKMFLNRGGKYVWSKADMKLEW from the exons ATGCGTCTGGCCACGATGCGCGCCCTGCCCCAGCcgctggccctgctgctctgcttcctccGGGCGCACCTGAGCGCCCTGTGGCTCTGCCTGGCGCCCTTCTCCTGCCGGCTCTGGGGGGTGCTGCTGGCGGCCCGGAGCCCCCCGAAGGCGGAGGAGGGCGCCGGGGAGCCGGGCGGCACCAAGGCTCCCCCGGTGCCCACCAGCGTCAACTATCACTTCACCCGCCAGTGCAACTACCGCTGTGGCTTCTGCTTCCACACGGCCAAGACCTCCTTTGTGCTGCCCCTCGAGGAAGCCAAGCGGGGCCTGGCCATGCTCAAGCAGGCGG GTATGGAGAAAATAAACTTTTCAGGAGGAGAGCCATTTCTGCATGAAAGAGGAGAATTTGTAGGGAAATTGGTCCAGTTTTGCAAGCAGGAATTAAAACTGCCCAGTGTTAGCATTGTAAGCAATGGCAGCATGATTAGAGAGCGATGGTTCAAGCGCTACG GTGAATATCTAGACATTCTTGCAGTTTCCTGTGATAGTTTTGATGAAGAAGTCAATGTTTTAATAGGCCGTGGGCAAGGAAACAAGAACCATATAGAAAATCTCAAAAGACTCCAAAAGTGGTGCCGAGATTATGCTGTGGCTTTTAAATTAAATTCAGTGATCAATAGATTTAATGTTGATGAAGATATGAATGAACAGATTAAGGCACTAAATCCCATCCGATGGAAG GTATTCCAGTGCTTACTCATTGAAGGAGAGAACACAGGTGAAGATGCTTTGAGAGAAGCAGAAAGATTTGTTATCACCGATGAAGATTTTGAACGATTCCTAGACCGCCATAGAGAGATCTCCTGTTTAGTACCAGAATCCAATCAGAAG ATGAGAGATTCGTACCTCATTTTGGATGAATAt ATGCGTTTTCTGAACTGTAGAAATGGACGAAAAGAGCCTTCCAAATCTATGCTGGATGTAGGTGTACAACATGCTATTAAATTCAGTGGATTTGATGAAAAGATGTTTCTAAACAGAGGAGGAAAATATGTGTGGAGTAAAGCGGATATGAAGCTGGAGTGGTGA